Proteins encoded within one genomic window of Brassica rapa cultivar Chiifu-401-42 chromosome A09, CAAS_Brap_v3.01, whole genome shotgun sequence:
- the LOC103840741 gene encoding extensin-2 isoform X2, with amino-acid sequence MTSSPGMGRSAHLVYALGFVIMATMVAASYEPYTYSSPPPPMYNSPAPKVDYNSPPPPYVYSSPPPPPMYSPSPKVDYKSPPPPYVYSSPPPPHYSPSPKVDYKSPPPPYVYSSPPPPYYSPSPKVDYKSPPPPYVYSSPPPPPYIYSSPPPPPYYSPSPKVDYKSPPPPYVYNSPPPPPYVYNSPPPPPYYSPSPKVDYKSPPPPYVYTSPPPPYSSPSPKPAYKSPPPPPYYSPSPKIDYKSPPPPYVYSSPPPPYYSPSPKPIYKSPPPPYVYSSPPPPYYSPSPKPIYKSPPPPYVYSSPPPPYYSPSPKPSYKSPPPPYVYNSPPPPYYSPSPKPTYKSPPPPYVYSSPPPPYVYSSPPPPYYSPSPKPAYKSPPPPYIYSSPPPPYYSPSPKPVYKSPPPPYVYSSPPPPYYSPSPKHVYKSPPPPYVYSSPPPPYYSPSPKPAYKSPPPPYVYSSPPPPYYSPSPKPAYKSPPPPYVYSSPPPPYYSPSPKPAYKSPPPPYVYSSPPPPYYSPSPKPVYKSPPPPYVYNSPPPPYYSPSPKVVYKSPPHPHVCVCPPPPPCYSHSPKIEYKSPPTPYVYHSPPPPPYYSPSPKHAYKSPPPPYVYSSPPPPYYSPTPKHAYKSPPPPYVYSSPPPPYYSPSPKPTYKSPPPPYVYSSPPPPPYYSPSPKVEYKSPPPPYVYSSPPPPPYYSPSPKVEYKSPPPPYVYSSPPPPPYYSPSPKVEYKSPPPPYVYSSPPPPPYYSPSPKVEYKSPPPPYVYSSPPPPPYYSPSPKVEYKSPPPPYVYTSPPPPPAYSPSPKAEYKSPPPPSYY; translated from the exons ATGACATCTTCTCCCGGGATGGGGCGTTCAGCCCATCTCGTTTATGCTCTTGGTTTTGTAATCATGGCAACAATGGTTGCTGCTTCTTATGAGCCCTACACTTATagctctccaccaccaccaatgTACAATTCTCCTGCACCGAAAGTTGACTACAACTCTCCACCACCTCCTTACGTATACagttctcctcctcctccaccaatGTATTCGCCATCTCCTAAAGTGGACTATAAATCCCCACCACCTCCTTACGTCTACAGTTCACCACCACCGCCACACTATTCACCTTCTCCAAAGGTGGATTACAAATCTCCACCACCTCCTTACGTGTATagctcaccaccaccaccatattaCTCACCTTCTCCAAAGGTGGACTACAAATCTCCACCACCTCCTTACGTCTACAGctccccaccaccaccaccatacatATATAGTTCTCCACCCCCACCACCATACTACTCACCTTCTCCTAAGGTAGACTACAAGTCTCCACCACCTCCTTACGTCTATAACTCTCCACCACCGCCCCCTTACGTTTACAACTCACCACCACCACCCCCATACTACTCACCCTCTCCTAAAGTTGATTAcaaatctcctccaccaccttACGTCTACacttctccaccaccaccatattcTTCACCTTCTCCAAAACCCGCATAcaaatctccaccaccaccaccatattaCTCACCTTCTCCAAAGATTGATTACAAATCTCCACCACCTCCTTACGTCTACagctctccaccaccaccatattaCTCACCTTCACCAAAACCAATATACAAATCTCCACCCCCACCGTATGTTTACagctcaccaccaccaccatactactcGCCTTCACCCAAACCCATATACAAATCTCCACCCCCACCATATGTCTACAGCTCCCCACCACCACCTTATTACTCTCCGTCACCCAAACCATCATACAAGTCTCCACCACCTCCCTATGTATACaactctccaccaccaccatactactcTCCTTCTCCTAAACCCACATACAAAtcgccaccaccaccatatgtctacagctcaccaccaccaccatatgtctacagctcaccaccaccaccatactactcGCCTTCACCTAAACCAGCATAcaaatctccaccaccaccatatatCTACAGCTCTCCCCCACCACCATACTACTCGCCTTCACCCAAGCCCGTATACAAATCCCCACCACCGCCATATGTCTACAGCTCCCCACCCCCACCTTACTATTCTCCATCACCTAAACATGTATACAAATCTCCACCACCTCCGTATGTCTACAGCTCTCCGCCACCACCATACTACTCTCCTTCTCCTAAGCCTGCGTAcaaatctcctccaccaccatatgtctacagttctcctccaccaccatacTATTCTCCTTCCCCTAAGCCCGCATACAAATCACCACCACCGCCATATGTGTACAGTTCTCCCCCGCCACCATATTACTCGCCTTCTCCCAAACCCGCTTAcaaatctccaccaccaccatatgtaTACAGCTCCCCACCTCCACCTTATTACTCTCCTTCACCAAAACCTGTATAcaaatcaccaccaccaccatatgtttacaactctccaccaccaccatactatTCACCATCACCTAAGGTGGTATACAAATCTCCACCACACCCACATGTTTGTGTCtgtccacctcctcctccatgTTACTCTCATTCTCCAAAGATTGAGTACAAATCTCCTCCAACACCATATGTTTACCATTCTCCACCTCCCCCACCTTATTACTCGCCTTCACCTAAACATGCATACAAATCCCCACCACCACCGTACGTCTACagttctccaccaccaccatactactcTCCTACTCCTAAGCATGCATACAAATCACCTCCACCACCATACGTTTACAGCtccccaccaccaccatactactcTCCTTCCCCTAAGCCCACATAcaaatctcctccaccaccgtaTGTCTATAGCTCTCCACCCCCACCACCGTATTACTCCCCTTCTCCAAAGGTTGAGTAcaaatctcctccaccaccatatgtTTACAGCTCTCCACCTCCACCACCGTATTACTCTCCTTCTCCAAAGGTTGAGTAcaaatctcctccaccaccatatgtCTACAGCTCTCCTCCCCCACCACCGTATTATTCTCCTTCCCCAAAGGTTGAATACAAATCTCCCCCACCACCATATGTCTACAGCTCTCCACCCCCACCACCATATTATTCTCCTTCTCCAAAGGTTGAGTAcaaatctcctccaccaccatatgtTTACAGCTCTCCACCTCCACCACCGTATTACTCTCCTTCTCCAAAG GTTGAGTACAAATCGCCACCCCCACCATATGTCTACacatctccaccaccaccaccagcatACTCTCCATCTCCAAAGGCCGAATACAAATCTCCTCCTCCACCTTCGTATTATTAA
- the LOC103840741 gene encoding extensin-2 isoform X1, with the protein MTSSPGMGRSAHLVYALGFVIMATMVAASYEPYTYSSPPPPMYNSPAPKVDYNSPPPPYVYSSPPPPPMYSPSPKVDYKSPPPPYVYSSPPPPHYSPSPKVDYKSPPPPYVYSSPPPPYYSPSPKVDYKSPPPPYVYSSPPPPPYIYSSPPPPPYYSPSPKVDYKSPPPPYVYNSPPPPPYVYNSPPPPPYYSPSPKVDYKSPPPPYVYTSPPPPYSSPSPKPAYKSPPPPPYYSPSPKIDYKSPPPPYVYSSPPPPYYSPSPKPIYKSPPPPYVYSSPPPPYYSPSPKPIYKSPPPPYVYSSPPPPYYSPSPKPSYKSPPPPYVYNSPPPPYYSPSPKPTYKSPPPPYVYSSPPPPYVYSSPPPPYYSPSPKPAYKSPPPPYIYSSPPPPYYSPSPKPVYKSPPPPYVYSSPPPPYYSPSPKHVYKSPPPPYVYSSPPPPYYSPSPKPAYKSPPPPYVYSSPPPPYYSPSPKPAYKSPPPPYVYSSPPPPYYSPSPKPAYKSPPPPYVYSSPPPPYYSPSPKPVYKSPPPPYVYNSPPPPYYSPSPKVVYKSPPHPHVCVCPPPPPCYSHSPKIEYKSPPTPYVYHSPPPPPYYSPSPKHAYKSPPPPYVYSSPPPPYYSPTPKHAYKSPPPPYVYSSPPPPYYSPSPKPTYKSPPPPYVYSSPPPPPYYSPSPKVEYKSPPPPYVYSSPPPPPYYSPSPKVEYKSPPPPYVYSSPPPPPYYSPSPKVEYKSPPPPYVYSSPPPPPYYSPSPKVEYKSPPPPYVYSSPPPPPYYSPSPKVEYKSPPPPYVYSSPPPPPYYSPSPKVEYKSPPPPYVYSSPPPPPYYSPSPKVEYKSPPPPYVYSSPPPPPYYSPSPKVEYKSPPPPYVYNSPPPPPYYSPSPKVEYKSPPPPYVYTSPPPPPAYSPSPKAEYKSPPPPSYY; encoded by the coding sequence ATGACATCTTCTCCCGGGATGGGGCGTTCAGCCCATCTCGTTTATGCTCTTGGTTTTGTAATCATGGCAACAATGGTTGCTGCTTCTTATGAGCCCTACACTTATagctctccaccaccaccaatgTACAATTCTCCTGCACCGAAAGTTGACTACAACTCTCCACCACCTCCTTACGTATACagttctcctcctcctccaccaatGTATTCGCCATCTCCTAAAGTGGACTATAAATCCCCACCACCTCCTTACGTCTACAGTTCACCACCACCGCCACACTATTCACCTTCTCCAAAGGTGGATTACAAATCTCCACCACCTCCTTACGTGTATagctcaccaccaccaccatattaCTCACCTTCTCCAAAGGTGGACTACAAATCTCCACCACCTCCTTACGTCTACAGctccccaccaccaccaccatacatATATAGTTCTCCACCCCCACCACCATACTACTCACCTTCTCCTAAGGTAGACTACAAGTCTCCACCACCTCCTTACGTCTATAACTCTCCACCACCGCCCCCTTACGTTTACAACTCACCACCACCACCCCCATACTACTCACCCTCTCCTAAAGTTGATTAcaaatctcctccaccaccttACGTCTACacttctccaccaccaccatattcTTCACCTTCTCCAAAACCCGCATAcaaatctccaccaccaccaccatattaCTCACCTTCTCCAAAGATTGATTACAAATCTCCACCACCTCCTTACGTCTACagctctccaccaccaccatattaCTCACCTTCACCAAAACCAATATACAAATCTCCACCCCCACCGTATGTTTACagctcaccaccaccaccatactactcGCCTTCACCCAAACCCATATACAAATCTCCACCCCCACCATATGTCTACAGCTCCCCACCACCACCTTATTACTCTCCGTCACCCAAACCATCATACAAGTCTCCACCACCTCCCTATGTATACaactctccaccaccaccatactactcTCCTTCTCCTAAACCCACATACAAAtcgccaccaccaccatatgtctacagctcaccaccaccaccatatgtctacagctcaccaccaccaccatactactcGCCTTCACCTAAACCAGCATAcaaatctccaccaccaccatatatCTACAGCTCTCCCCCACCACCATACTACTCGCCTTCACCCAAGCCCGTATACAAATCCCCACCACCGCCATATGTCTACAGCTCCCCACCCCCACCTTACTATTCTCCATCACCTAAACATGTATACAAATCTCCACCACCTCCGTATGTCTACAGCTCTCCGCCACCACCATACTACTCTCCTTCTCCTAAGCCTGCGTAcaaatctcctccaccaccatatgtctacagttctcctccaccaccatacTATTCTCCTTCCCCTAAGCCCGCATACAAATCACCACCACCGCCATATGTGTACAGTTCTCCCCCGCCACCATATTACTCGCCTTCTCCCAAACCCGCTTAcaaatctccaccaccaccatatgtaTACAGCTCCCCACCTCCACCTTATTACTCTCCTTCACCAAAACCTGTATAcaaatcaccaccaccaccatatgtttacaactctccaccaccaccatactatTCACCATCACCTAAGGTGGTATACAAATCTCCACCACACCCACATGTTTGTGTCtgtccacctcctcctccatgTTACTCTCATTCTCCAAAGATTGAGTACAAATCTCCTCCAACACCATATGTTTACCATTCTCCACCTCCCCCACCTTATTACTCGCCTTCACCTAAACATGCATACAAATCCCCACCACCACCGTACGTCTACagttctccaccaccaccatactactcTCCTACTCCTAAGCATGCATACAAATCACCTCCACCACCATACGTTTACAGCtccccaccaccaccatactactcTCCTTCCCCTAAGCCCACATAcaaatctcctccaccaccgtaTGTCTATAGCTCTCCACCCCCACCACCGTATTACTCCCCTTCTCCAAAGGTTGAGTAcaaatctcctccaccaccatatgtTTACAGCTCTCCACCTCCACCACCGTATTACTCTCCTTCTCCAAAGGTTGAGTAcaaatctcctccaccaccatatgtCTACAGCTCTCCTCCCCCACCACCGTATTATTCTCCTTCCCCAAAGGTTGAATACAAATCTCCCCCACCACCATATGTCTACAGCTCTCCACCCCCACCACCATATTATTCTCCTTCTCCAAAGGTTGAGTAcaaatctcctccaccaccatatgtTTACAGCTCTCCACCTCCACCACCGTATTACTCTCCTTCTCCAAAGGTTGAGTAcaaatctcctccaccaccatatgtCTACAGCTCTCCTCCCCCACCACCGTATTATTCTCCTTCCCCAAAGGTTGAATACAAATCTCCCCCACCACCATATGTCTACAGCTCcccacctccaccaccatatTATTCTCCTTCTCCAAAGGTTGAGTAcaaatctcctccaccaccatatgtTTACAGCTCTCCACCTCCACCACCTTATTACTCTCCCTCTCCAAAGGTTGAGTAcaaatctcctccaccaccatatgtctacaactccccacctccaccaccatatTACTCTCCTTCTCCGAAGGTTGAGTACAAATCGCCACCCCCACCATATGTCTACacatctccaccaccaccaccagcatACTCTCCATCTCCAAAGGCCGAATACAAATCTCCTCCTCCACCTTCGTATTATTAA
- the LOC103840741 gene encoding extensin-2 isoform X3 gives MTSSPGMGRSAHLVYALGFVIMATMVAASYEPYTYSSPPPPMYNSPAPKVDYNSPPPPYVYSSPPPPPMYSPSPKVDYKSPPPPYVYSSPPPPHYSPSPKVDYKSPPPPYVYSSPPPPYYSPSPKVDYKSPPPPYVYSSPPPPPYIYSSPPPPPYYSPSPKVDYKSPPPPYVYNSPPPPPYVYNSPPPPPYYSPSPKVDYKSPPPPYVYTSPPPPYSSPSPKPAYKSPPPPPYYSPSPKIDYKSPPPPYVYSSPPPPYYSPSPKPIYKSPPPPYVYSSPPPPYYSPSPKPIYKSPPPPYVYSSPPPPYYSPSPKPSYKSPPPPYVYNSPPPPYYSPSPKPTYKSPPPPYVYSSPPPPYVYSSPPPPYYSPSPKPAYKSPPPPYIYSSPPPPYYSPSPKPVYKSPPPPYVYSSPPPPYYSPSPKHVYKSPPPPYVYSSPPPPYYSPSPKPAYKSPPPPYVYSSPPPPYYSPSPKPAYKSPPPPYVYSSPPPPYYSPSPKPAYKSPPPPYVYSSPPPPYYSPSPKPVYKSPPPPYVYNSPPPPYYSPSPKVVYKSPPHPHVCVCPPPPPCYSHSPKIEYKSPPTPYVYHSPPPPPYYSPSPKHAYKSPPPPYVYSSPPPPYYSPTPKHAYKSPPPPYVYSSPPPPYYSPSPKPTYKSPPPPYVYSSPPPPPYYSPSPKVEYKSPPPPYVYSSPPPPPYYSPSPKVEYKSPPPPYVYTSPPPPPAYSPSPKAEYKSPPPPSYY, from the exons ATGACATCTTCTCCCGGGATGGGGCGTTCAGCCCATCTCGTTTATGCTCTTGGTTTTGTAATCATGGCAACAATGGTTGCTGCTTCTTATGAGCCCTACACTTATagctctccaccaccaccaatgTACAATTCTCCTGCACCGAAAGTTGACTACAACTCTCCACCACCTCCTTACGTATACagttctcctcctcctccaccaatGTATTCGCCATCTCCTAAAGTGGACTATAAATCCCCACCACCTCCTTACGTCTACAGTTCACCACCACCGCCACACTATTCACCTTCTCCAAAGGTGGATTACAAATCTCCACCACCTCCTTACGTGTATagctcaccaccaccaccatattaCTCACCTTCTCCAAAGGTGGACTACAAATCTCCACCACCTCCTTACGTCTACAGctccccaccaccaccaccatacatATATAGTTCTCCACCCCCACCACCATACTACTCACCTTCTCCTAAGGTAGACTACAAGTCTCCACCACCTCCTTACGTCTATAACTCTCCACCACCGCCCCCTTACGTTTACAACTCACCACCACCACCCCCATACTACTCACCCTCTCCTAAAGTTGATTAcaaatctcctccaccaccttACGTCTACacttctccaccaccaccatattcTTCACCTTCTCCAAAACCCGCATAcaaatctccaccaccaccaccatattaCTCACCTTCTCCAAAGATTGATTACAAATCTCCACCACCTCCTTACGTCTACagctctccaccaccaccatattaCTCACCTTCACCAAAACCAATATACAAATCTCCACCCCCACCGTATGTTTACagctcaccaccaccaccatactactcGCCTTCACCCAAACCCATATACAAATCTCCACCCCCACCATATGTCTACAGCTCCCCACCACCACCTTATTACTCTCCGTCACCCAAACCATCATACAAGTCTCCACCACCTCCCTATGTATACaactctccaccaccaccatactactcTCCTTCTCCTAAACCCACATACAAAtcgccaccaccaccatatgtctacagctcaccaccaccaccatatgtctacagctcaccaccaccaccatactactcGCCTTCACCTAAACCAGCATAcaaatctccaccaccaccatatatCTACAGCTCTCCCCCACCACCATACTACTCGCCTTCACCCAAGCCCGTATACAAATCCCCACCACCGCCATATGTCTACAGCTCCCCACCCCCACCTTACTATTCTCCATCACCTAAACATGTATACAAATCTCCACCACCTCCGTATGTCTACAGCTCTCCGCCACCACCATACTACTCTCCTTCTCCTAAGCCTGCGTAcaaatctcctccaccaccatatgtctacagttctcctccaccaccatacTATTCTCCTTCCCCTAAGCCCGCATACAAATCACCACCACCGCCATATGTGTACAGTTCTCCCCCGCCACCATATTACTCGCCTTCTCCCAAACCCGCTTAcaaatctccaccaccaccatatgtaTACAGCTCCCCACCTCCACCTTATTACTCTCCTTCACCAAAACCTGTATAcaaatcaccaccaccaccatatgtttacaactctccaccaccaccatactatTCACCATCACCTAAGGTGGTATACAAATCTCCACCACACCCACATGTTTGTGTCtgtccacctcctcctccatgTTACTCTCATTCTCCAAAGATTGAGTACAAATCTCCTCCAACACCATATGTTTACCATTCTCCACCTCCCCCACCTTATTACTCGCCTTCACCTAAACATGCATACAAATCCCCACCACCACCGTACGTCTACagttctccaccaccaccatactactcTCCTACTCCTAAGCATGCATACAAATCACCTCCACCACCATACGTTTACAGCtccccaccaccaccatactactcTCCTTCCCCTAAGCCCACATAcaaatctcctccaccaccgtaTGTCTATAGCTCTCCACCCCCACCACCGTATTACTCCCCTTCTCCAAAGGTTGAGTAcaaatctcctccaccaccatatgtTTACAGCTCTCCACCTCCACCACCGTATTACTCTCCTTCTCCAAAG GTTGAGTACAAATCGCCACCCCCACCATATGTCTACacatctccaccaccaccaccagcatACTCTCCATCTCCAAAGGCCGAATACAAATCTCCTCCTCCACCTTCGTATTATTAA